The Triticum dicoccoides isolate Atlit2015 ecotype Zavitan chromosome 6A, WEW_v2.0, whole genome shotgun sequence genome has a window encoding:
- the LOC119315439 gene encoding abasic site processing protein HMCES-like has product MCGRARCTLSAAQAARAFGFPTATSAGGGGDGGGDAPAVRTLQMDRFRPSYNVTPGASLPVGTLRARAAGGEGGAEEQGPVIQCMKWGLVPSFSSKTDKPDHFRMFNARSESIKEKASFRRLIPKNRCLVAVEGFYEWKKDGSKKQPYYIHFQDERPLVFAALFDTWTNSEGETLHTFTILTTHVSTSLKWLHDRMPVILGDEDSVNAWLNNSSVKLEEITVPYEGTDLVWYPVTTAMGKTSFQGPDCIKEVKIGPSEKPISNFFTKKAAAPVKSEKASGEFAETQAFKTAKEERDNDSGENPSNKTEQHHQASLEKQSASSTVVKNEPVTLDPQVFYKADEGIKKEDGMLPDDPVEERDPFGIKRKIEDAGVEAEMEMGKSGRSPVTPVRKKEKGPKDGQASLFSYFAKK; this is encoded by the exons ATGTGCGGCAGGGCCAGGTGTACCCTCAGCGCGGCCCAGGCAGCCAGGGCCTTTGgcttcccgaccgccacctccgccggcggcggcggcgacggaggaggaGACGCCCCCGCCGTACGGACGCTCCAGATGGACCG GTTCCGGCCGTCGTACAACGTGACGCCGGGGGCGTCTCTGCCGGTGGGGACCCTGCGagcgcgggcggcgggcggcgaaggAGGTGCGGAGGAGCAAGGGCCGGTTATCCAGTGCATGAAGTGGGGGCTCGTCCCCAGCTTCTCAAGCAAGACCGACAAGCCCGACCATTTCAGGATG TTCAATGCCAGATCAGAGTCTATAAAGGAAAAGGCTTCGTTTAGGCGACTTATCCCGAAGAATAGATGTCTTGTTGCAGTAGAAGG GTTCTATGAGTGGAAAAAGGATGGATCCAAAAAGCAACCATATTACATTCATTTCCAGGATGAGAGGCCTCTTGTGTTTGCTGCCCTCTTTGACACTTGGACAAATTCAGAAG GAGAGACCCTCCATACATTTACTATTTTGACTACCCATGTTTCAACTTCTTTGAAATGGCTTCATG ATAGAATGCCGGTAATCTTGGGCGATGAAGACTCTGTTAATGCTTGGTTGAACAATAGCTCCGTGAAGCTGGAAGAAATAACTGTACCCTATGAAGGAACTGATTTA GTTTGGTATCCAGTGACAACTGCAATGGGCAAAACATCATTTCAGGGTCCTGATTGCATCAAAGAG GTGAAAATAGGACCCAGTGAAAAGCCAATTTCAAATTTCTTCACCAAGAAAGCAGCCGCACCAGTGAAGTCAGAGAAGGCATCAGGAGAGTTTGCAGAAACACAAGCTTTCAAGACGGCGAAAGAGGAGCGCGATAATGATTCAGGTGAAAACCCATCAAACAAAACAGAGCAACACCACCAGGCTtctctagagaagcaaagtgcttcaAGTACAGTAGTTAAGAATGAACCTGTTACTTTGGATCCACAAGTTTTCTATAAAGCCGATGAAGGTATTAAGAAAGAAGACGGGATGCTGCCCGACGATCCAGTCGAGGAGCGAGATCCTttcggcatcaagaggaagatagagGACGCTGGAGTcgaggcggagatggagatggggaAGAGTGGGAGATCGCCGGTCACCCCTGTGAGGAAAAAGGAGAAGGGCCCGAAGGATGGGCAAGCGTCGCTGTTTTCCTACTTTGCAAAGAAGTAG